The genomic stretch AATTGCATGCTTAGTAGGCACAATGAAAGGTGGGCTATGTAGTTCCACTGCACATTAcattttgaagaaatacTCCCGAAACTTTCGTAAACTAAATATTCCTATATTAGTTATGTTCCATGGTTCATTTATGATATTAGGTATGTACTTCGAAGCTGAAAATCAATTGCAATCCTTCAAAGTAAACCAGTTAAGGTTAAGAAATGAATGAGTGGTGAAGCGTTCTTAACATCAGCGTTTGGCTTAATTTCTTTACACTTTAAGACAagcattatttaatatggAACAGAAATTATAATCTATTTATcatatatttaatgatttaaagTACATAAACTTAGGTTAAAGGGAGTCACCATAATAAccatttaattaattccaGTATATTTCCACAGTACTTCAAGATGTGAACAAGGAACCAGACTGTCCATAAGAAGCCTATTATGATAATctctaatattttgtaaaataacTTCCAAATTCTCTGGCCTTGTAATAACTTTTCATTATAATACCTTTCATTCCTCTCTTGATAGAGTTTCAACTTCAAAGTCAAGGAAGTATTGATATCGGTCAATATTCTATCAGTAGCAgctaataaattttcaactttcacaatattttgatttatccAGCCTGTAGTCCAATCATTTGCATTCACGATAACCTGAGTTAATTTTTGGTTATATTTGTTAATCACAGCGTAAGTATCATCTATAAACCCATCAATGTTTTGATCAatatgatatttatttctcttttgtaacttttttctcttcaaagaattaaacGCAACTCTTCTGTGATTCATGACATATAGAGTAGCTGATATATTTCGAAGTTGTCTCCAATTATTAACTAAATCAGCATCGATCTCATATTTAGCAATTGgcaattcatcatcattattagtttGTGAAACGCTACTATATTCTGAAGCGGATATATAGTCACGGGAAGAATGGGCTGCCcttgctgctgctgctgctgctgctgctgcagCTGCGTGAATTGCACGGAATGATGTTGACTGTGGTGGAGTTAAATAGTCGTTATCTGTTTTTCTAGTAGCcttgtaatttttaaaaattggaGACGCAGCATATGTTCTACTTGTCAAAGTACGGTCCATTGAAGCAATTAGATTTATgttttttatcttttttatcttttttatcttttttatcttttttatcttttttatccTTCTTATGCTTCTTTTTATCTTTCTTGTCTTTCTCTTTCtccctttttttttcttttttgtcTTGGATTTACTACTTAAATGATCAtgaatgttattattagttttagTATTTATTATAGGTGGTGTGGTAGCAATAGAATTAGTAGTGTCTTTTATTGTGTTGCTTTTACTCATATTCAttgatttagaattttttgaagCCTTTTTAAACAacttttctaattttttaaaatcttgaGAATTCAAACTGTTGGAGTTACTATTATCAATACTAGTGGTACTATTATTAAGTGACTTTGgatcttttgtttttgagTTTGGGGGACTTAACAAAGCCTTAtcttctattttatttttattttttttggaatttaaAAGTCTTGCTTGTTTAGTACTTCCTGAGATATTTGTGGCTACAGAAGGATACCTATAGTTGTTACCCCTGGTACTTACTGTACTTGGTGTAATACTTTCATTTGGGCTTATAGTTGTATCAAAACTTCTGGCTGTATCATCAATTGTGAGATTGTCGGCAAAACCAGAAGCATTATTAACAGAAAGATTTGTTGGAATTAAACCTATATGGGTGGATAAATTATCTTCCTCTAAGAGAAGCCCTTCAGGCAATGCAGAAAGATCAT from Henningerozyma blattae CBS 6284 chromosome 4, complete genome encodes the following:
- the TBLA0D04540 gene encoding uncharacterized protein (similar to Saccharomyces cerevisiae YBR255W; ancestral locus Anc_7.177), whose protein sequence is MTTNLPTVYDGGILLERRANEMNFSSNQEDAGYMEDSDSPNSSDIDLEITNDGYSYEPAPQQKKQRKKEVHSVVSWDDKLRRTQDYNNAKKDEPSQERIKLMVELLMDGKYGLMNDLNLDSFTSERNREQGIHGQIEKLDDSLNLDKHFSLDGGSLRKKLLNKERDRLLQTKKRANSIRTYLEYYYSLMEIFINSHESDTEQTRNNNPLTRTLSRSASTSAQIISHPHVEGVYNPLQIIRDRRLRKRDRADLPMSIFFKNPPMIPILEFSKQNQYSKSQEQQDNYWFVDINEKSSELLWRSSHWDELLDPLYKPWFTMNKKNMFNNFEFSTPTSNGTNTMQITPTTLAPNSNVNGEPQENSSTLLPRDDATTTTFSIESGKTNSTSTPIINVEDSTNSAQNKRERKALNDRLPPVFELSSPIASNDLSALPEGLLLEEDNLSTHIGLIPTNLSVNNASGFADNLTIDDTARSFDTTISPNESITPSTVSTRGNNYRYPSVATNISGSTKQARLLNSKKNKNKIEDKALLSPPNSKTKDPKSLNNSTTSIDNSNSNSLNSQDFKKLEKLFKKASKNSKSMNMSKSNTIKDTTNSIATTPPIINTKTNNNIHDHLSSKSKTKKKKKGRKRKTRKIKRSIRRIKKIKKIKKIKKIKKIKNINLIASMDRTLTSRTYAASPIFKNYKATRKTDNDYLTPPQSTSFRAIHAAAAAAAAAAARAAHSSRDYISASEYSSVSQTNNDDELPIAKYEIDADLVNNWRQLRNISATLYVMNHRRVAFNSLKRKKLQKRNKYHIDQNIDGFIDDTYAVINKYNQKLTQVIVNANDWTTGWINQNIVKVENLLAATDRILTDINTSLTLKLKLYQERNERYYNEKLLQGQRIWKLFYKILEIIIIGFLWTVWFLVHILKYCGNILELIKWLLW